From the Sulfuricurvum sp. genome, one window contains:
- a CDS encoding glycogen synthase: MIKKVLFAASEIYPFAKTGGLADVAYALPRALKNLYDVTVVMPLYRSIDKEQYSITPLGKSFTISMGGEKYLVDLYGCSVDGYSFIFIYSPILCDREFLYGTPEEGYVDNGIRFALFSYAITELLKLRKYDILHLNDWQCALAALLVHKDHNHSPKVIYTIHNLAYQGIFDSTILESVGIERDYYTMGSLEFYGKVNFMKAGVAYADEVTTVSPTYAREILTGEFGCGLEGFLHFHQNKLSGIINGIDSEHFSPLADNALIAPYSEFKGKKTNKTHLLKQIGFKGINKPLFAFVGRFTSQKGMDLLIETLPKMALLECNIVLLGEGEENYHQSLSLVANEHKNIHLSFGYDEALSHQIYAAADFLLMPSLFEPCGLNQMIAFAYGALPIVHRVGGLVDTVKRLETYQEDSCSGYGLLFSTATCRSLLSVVKKGCELFEDKKHFERVINHNMRCDFSWKESAIAYGELYEKEKK, encoded by the coding sequence ATGATTAAAAAAGTGTTGTTTGCCGCAAGTGAAATATATCCTTTTGCAAAAACCGGTGGGTTAGCAGATGTTGCCTATGCACTCCCTCGTGCATTAAAAAACCTTTATGATGTTACTGTCGTGATGCCACTGTATCGTTCTATCGATAAAGAGCAATATTCTATTACACCGCTTGGTAAATCATTTACCATCTCCATGGGGGGCGAGAAATATCTTGTTGATTTGTATGGGTGCAGTGTTGATGGCTACTCGTTTATATTTATTTATTCGCCGATACTGTGTGATAGAGAATTTCTCTATGGTACACCAGAAGAGGGGTATGTGGATAACGGTATACGTTTTGCCCTCTTTTCGTATGCTATTACGGAATTATTGAAACTAAGAAAGTACGATATTCTCCACCTCAACGATTGGCAATGTGCATTAGCGGCATTACTGGTTCATAAAGATCATAACCATTCACCAAAAGTGATTTATACGATACATAATTTGGCGTATCAGGGGATATTTGATTCGACTATTTTAGAATCGGTTGGGATTGAGCGTGACTATTATACGATGGGTTCTTTGGAATTTTACGGAAAAGTAAATTTTATGAAAGCCGGAGTTGCCTATGCCGATGAGGTGACTACTGTGAGTCCAACCTATGCACGTGAGATTTTAACGGGTGAGTTTGGATGTGGATTGGAAGGTTTTTTACATTTTCATCAAAACAAACTCAGTGGAATTATCAACGGTATTGATAGTGAACATTTTTCTCCACTCGCCGATAATGCCCTGATTGCCCCCTATAGTGAGTTTAAAGGTAAAAAAACAAACAAAACCCACTTGCTAAAACAAATAGGTTTTAAAGGGATTAATAAACCTCTCTTTGCCTTCGTTGGTCGTTTTACATCCCAAAAAGGGATGGATCTTTTGATTGAAACCTTACCTAAAATGGCTCTGTTAGAGTGCAATATTGTGTTGTTGGGTGAGGGGGAAGAGAACTATCATCAATCTTTGTCTCTTGTGGCAAATGAGCATAAAAATATCCATCTTAGCTTTGGGTATGATGAAGCTTTGTCACATCAGATATATGCTGCTGCGGATTTTTTATTGATGCCATCACTCTTTGAGCCGTGCGGTTTAAACCAAATGATAGCTTTTGCTTACGGTGCATTACCGATTGTCCATCGTGTCGGAGGATTAGTCGATACGGTGAAGCGATTAGAAACGTATCAAGAAGATAGCTGTTCGGGTTACGGGTTATTATTTAGTACGGCAACGTGTCGCTCGCTACTTAGTGTCGTTAAAAAAGGGTGTGAGTTATTTGAGGATAAAAAACATTTTGAACGGGTAATCAATCACAATATGCGATGTGATTTCTCTTGGAAAGAGAGTGCCATAGCCTATGGCGAACTGTATGAGAAAGAGAAAAAATAG
- a CDS encoding alpha-amylase/4-alpha-glucanotransferase domain-containing protein — MKTSLLFGIHMHQPVDNFDWVIEMGIKECYEPFFEVMSRYPDFKFSVHCSGWLMERIEELRPTLYEKIVTLAKNGSIEFFSAGYYEPILSVIPAQDRRGQIGRLNDSIHERFGQTPHGLWLTERVWESSLIPDLHHSGIDYTVMDDYHFQCAGFDKEVLDGFFMSEEGGEEIGLFPISQKLRYAIPFLNVESAISAIKSFNREKDSAAIIFDDAEKFGMWPGTYEWVYEKKWLETFVEAVLADESIVTRHYGEYYHSQKPRGIAYLPNVSYYEMGEWSLRADDALHLESHKEEMGVEKYDAYGVKFLKGGIWKNFLIKYPESNRLHKRTLELSRAFHRGEGDFEIPLYKAQTNDSLWHGVFGGLYLPNLRDNVYTYLIECENIRYGKKKALVSDTNELDGYPKFKSVSSKLIARFDAAIGGQLVELDLRDKCFNLQNTLTRRKEAYHTKLFTPPKEKTPPSEEGIDTIHHAHIDADETLRDAIIYDWYGKNSFIDHISDEYFNGDNFRHCNFREYGDFANQPYEGLMGKNSITLKRDGGIYDGGEFATTIEKEFEFGTDSISFHLNVSSEAKKSYRYVMEHNFHFCDYDKVLINGDKVEESGEIKNCEHFEIVDLVLKKKMTFTADKPFSLYYFQLKTLSQSEHGFDLSVQGISIACVFEMDKVCDIKGALEITRV, encoded by the coding sequence ATGAAAACGTCATTATTATTTGGAATCCATATGCATCAGCCGGTCGATAATTTCGATTGGGTTATTGAAATGGGGATAAAAGAGTGTTATGAACCTTTTTTTGAGGTGATGAGCCGTTATCCTGATTTTAAATTCTCTGTTCATTGCAGCGGATGGTTGATGGAGCGTATCGAAGAACTTCGTCCGACGTTGTATGAGAAAATTGTTACTTTGGCAAAAAATGGGAGTATCGAGTTTTTTAGTGCGGGGTATTATGAGCCGATTTTGAGCGTCATACCTGCACAAGATAGGAGAGGACAAATCGGACGGCTAAACGATTCGATTCATGAGCGATTTGGACAAACGCCACATGGGTTATGGCTTACTGAACGGGTTTGGGAGTCGTCATTAATCCCTGACCTACACCATTCAGGGATAGACTATACGGTGATGGATGATTACCATTTTCAGTGTGCCGGATTTGATAAAGAGGTGTTGGACGGTTTTTTTATGAGCGAAGAGGGGGGAGAAGAGATTGGACTTTTTCCGATTAGCCAAAAACTCCGCTACGCGATACCGTTTTTAAACGTTGAGAGTGCGATATCAGCCATAAAATCATTTAACCGTGAAAAAGATTCGGCGGCGATTATTTTCGATGATGCCGAAAAATTCGGTATGTGGCCCGGAACGTATGAGTGGGTTTATGAGAAAAAATGGTTAGAGACGTTTGTAGAGGCAGTATTGGCGGATGAGTCTATTGTGACACGTCATTATGGGGAGTATTATCACTCTCAAAAACCGCGTGGAATTGCCTATCTTCCCAATGTTTCGTATTATGAAATGGGAGAATGGAGTTTACGCGCCGATGATGCGTTGCATCTTGAATCACACAAAGAGGAGATGGGAGTAGAGAAGTATGATGCCTATGGGGTAAAATTTCTCAAAGGGGGGATTTGGAAAAACTTTTTAATCAAGTATCCTGAATCTAACCGTTTGCACAAACGAACTCTCGAACTCTCTCGTGCATTTCACAGAGGCGAGGGGGATTTTGAGATACCGTTGTATAAAGCTCAAACCAATGATTCTCTATGGCATGGGGTTTTCGGGGGACTTTATCTCCCCAATCTGCGTGATAATGTCTATACCTACCTCATCGAATGTGAAAATATACGTTATGGTAAGAAAAAAGCACTTGTGAGTGATACCAATGAACTTGACGGATATCCGAAATTTAAATCGGTGAGTTCAAAATTGATTGCCCGTTTTGATGCTGCGATAGGTGGACAGCTAGTAGAGCTCGATCTTCGCGATAAATGTTTTAATCTCCAAAATACTTTAACTCGTCGAAAAGAGGCGTATCACACGAAACTTTTTACCCCTCCTAAAGAGAAAACACCACCGAGTGAAGAGGGGATAGATACTATCCACCATGCTCATATCGATGCGGATGAGACACTGCGTGATGCGATTATTTATGACTGGTACGGCAAAAATTCCTTTATCGATCATATTAGCGATGAGTATTTTAACGGAGATAATTTCCGTCATTGTAATTTTCGAGAATACGGTGATTTCGCCAATCAACCTTATGAGGGGCTAATGGGTAAAAACTCTATTACACTTAAACGTGATGGGGGAATTTATGATGGTGGAGAATTTGCGACAACGATTGAAAAAGAGTTTGAATTTGGTACGGATTCAATCTCATTTCATCTGAATGTGAGCAGTGAAGCAAAGAAATCTTATCGATACGTGATGGAACATAATTTCCATTTTTGCGACTATGATAAAGTCTTGATTAATGGAGATAAAGTAGAAGAGAGTGGAGAAATCAAAAATTGTGAGCATTTTGAAATTGTTGACCTTGTTTTGAAAAAAAAGATGACGTTTACAGCTGATAAACCTTTTAGCCTCTATTATTTTCAGCTCAAAACACTTTCACAAAGCGAGCATGGATTTGATCTCAGCGTACAGGGGATTAGTATCGCGTGTGTGTTCGAGATGGATAAGGTATGTGATATCAAAGGTGCATTGGAGATTACTCGTGTCTGA
- a CDS encoding glycogen synthase, producing the protein MDKLNILFAASEVVPFAKTGGLADVAGALPKALRALGHDVRLVMPRYYIVDREKYSLRLMEGSLGVPMGTMGEMWAGVYEGVLPATDIPIYFIDYEHYFGRSGLYDENGEGFSDNDNRFLFFSRAVMQLAKKLHFHPDVIHANDWHTAAIPMMLNTLYAYDPHFAYTGSLLTIHNLQHQGKFYKGVMDVLGIGWEHYFELEEHGSINLLKGGIVHADAISTVSSKYAQEIRTAEFGWGLEGLIDINSYKLHGILNGVDYEEWSPAVDSMISYHFDIDDMMGKGMCKNTLQQLFNLPQRGEIPLIGFVGRLAEQKGIELIASSIHKLLEMDIQIVMLGAGEKWAESFFSEIAGMYPHKFGCFIGYRNDIAHQIEAGSDLFLMPSLFEPCGLNQIYSLRYGTLPIVRATGGLDDTIENYHNDGEHGNGFKFHDATPEALINTVGWAVYTWYNDHDGFKKMQHNAMSQRYDWEGAAHEYESLYRRIIHGRKGV; encoded by the coding sequence ATGGATAAATTAAATATTCTCTTTGCCGCATCCGAGGTAGTACCGTTTGCAAAAACCGGAGGGTTGGCGGATGTTGCGGGAGCACTTCCAAAAGCTCTTCGTGCACTGGGGCATGATGTACGCCTTGTTATGCCCCGTTACTACATTGTTGATCGTGAAAAATATTCCCTACGACTGATGGAAGGCTCGTTGGGTGTACCGATGGGGACTATGGGTGAAATGTGGGCAGGGGTATATGAAGGGGTTCTTCCCGCTACCGATATTCCGATTTATTTTATCGATTATGAACACTATTTTGGACGTAGTGGCTTGTACGATGAGAATGGCGAAGGATTTAGTGATAACGACAACCGTTTTTTGTTCTTTTCACGTGCGGTAATGCAATTGGCAAAAAAACTCCATTTTCATCCAGATGTGATTCATGCTAACGATTGGCATACCGCTGCTATCCCTATGATGCTCAATACCCTTTATGCTTATGATCCTCATTTCGCCTATACCGGTTCATTGCTTACTATCCATAATCTTCAACATCAAGGGAAGTTTTATAAAGGGGTGATGGATGTTTTAGGGATTGGATGGGAACACTATTTCGAGCTTGAAGAACATGGAAGCATTAACCTTCTAAAGGGGGGGATAGTTCATGCCGATGCCATTAGTACCGTCAGTTCGAAGTATGCCCAAGAGATTCGTACTGCTGAGTTTGGATGGGGGTTAGAGGGACTTATTGATATTAACTCATATAAACTTCATGGAATCCTCAACGGAGTTGATTATGAGGAGTGGAGCCCTGCCGTTGATAGTATGATTTCTTATCATTTTGATATCGATGATATGATGGGTAAGGGGATGTGCAAAAATACTCTTCAGCAGTTGTTTAATCTCCCTCAAAGAGGAGAGATTCCACTTATCGGATTTGTGGGGAGATTGGCGGAACAAAAGGGGATAGAGTTAATTGCCTCATCCATTCACAAACTTTTAGAGATGGACATACAAATCGTCATGTTAGGGGCTGGAGAGAAATGGGCAGAATCATTTTTTAGTGAGATTGCAGGTATGTATCCTCATAAGTTTGGATGTTTTATCGGCTATCGAAATGATATTGCCCACCAAATAGAAGCTGGGAGTGATCTCTTTTTAATGCCATCGTTGTTCGAGCCGTGCGGTCTAAATCAAATCTATTCCCTACGTTATGGGACACTCCCGATTGTCCGTGCTACCGGCGGGTTGGATGATACGATAGAGAACTACCATAACGACGGTGAACACGGGAACGGGTTCAAATTTCACGACGCTACACCTGAAGCATTAATCAATACGGTTGGATGGGCAGTCTATACATGGTACAATGACCATGACGGGTTTAAAAAGATGCAACACAATGCGATGTCTCAACGTTATGATTGGGAAGGTGCGGCACACGAATATGAATCACTTTATCGTCGTATTATTCATGGAAGAAAAGGGGTATGA
- a CDS encoding UTP--glucose-1-phosphate uridylyltransferase — translation MSEIRYDSLHDTHVLIAPERLHRPDMIPIQMINQEESVCPFCEGNELMTPKEIYAIRILDSLANGVGWKTRVVPNLYKAVAIEAPHSYHHGNFGYWDGFGAHEVIIDTSMHKTSMMQWDQQERCDWLKTLRQRVGDLRRDQRISYLSLFKNEGFDAGSTMAHCHTQLIGLPLIPKEIHLMNRYAVDYYKEHHHALIESIISYEEESLVRMVETHGAFSAFCPYASSYPFEVMISSKYHVGQIDTLNESDLDDLATLLGSVLLRLKSELNSFSFNLSISTPPLGEDISLYEAHRLRIRIMPRLYRLGGFEMSSHMMINPVLPELAAKLLRGEEYD, via the coding sequence GTGTCTGAGATACGCTACGATTCATTACATGATACCCATGTCCTTATTGCCCCTGAGAGACTCCACCGACCCGACATGATTCCTATTCAGATGATTAATCAAGAAGAAAGTGTCTGCCCTTTTTGTGAGGGGAATGAGCTGATGACCCCCAAAGAGATTTATGCAATTCGTATTTTGGACTCTCTTGCTAACGGCGTAGGATGGAAAACGCGTGTCGTCCCCAATCTCTATAAAGCAGTCGCTATTGAAGCTCCCCATTCATACCATCACGGAAATTTTGGATATTGGGATGGATTTGGAGCACACGAGGTGATTATTGATACCTCTATGCATAAAACTTCAATGATGCAATGGGATCAACAAGAGCGATGTGATTGGCTCAAAACTCTTCGTCAACGTGTCGGTGATTTACGTCGTGATCAGCGAATTTCGTATCTCTCACTGTTTAAAAACGAGGGGTTTGATGCTGGGTCAACAATGGCACATTGTCATACACAACTCATAGGGCTTCCCCTTATTCCCAAAGAGATTCACCTAATGAATCGTTATGCGGTTGACTATTATAAAGAACATCATCATGCTTTGATAGAATCGATAATTAGCTACGAAGAAGAGTCATTGGTTCGAATGGTAGAGACTCACGGAGCATTCAGTGCTTTTTGTCCCTATGCGAGCAGTTACCCTTTTGAAGTGATGATTAGCTCTAAATATCATGTGGGGCAGATTGATACCCTCAATGAAAGTGATTTGGATGATCTCGCAACGTTACTGGGGTCTGTATTACTGCGTCTCAAGAGTGAATTAAATAGCTTTTCGTTTAATCTTTCCATCTCAACCCCTCCATTGGGTGAAGATATCTCTTTGTATGAAGCACATCGTTTGCGAATACGAATAATGCCAAGATTGTATCGATTAGGGGGATTTGAGATGAGTTCTCATATGATGATTAACCCTGTTTTACCTGAATTAGCCGCTAAATTATTACGAGGAGAAGAGTATGATTAA
- a CDS encoding glycoside hydrolase family 57 protein has product MKVSSLKLSFFWHMHQPDYRGSDGVMKMPWVFLHAIKDYYEMPWLLSKYSGLKATFNLSASLIEQLNLYQNPLQYDYFLTLWAKEPQELEYSQRAWLVKLMCAMQYETMVRPLKRYGELYYQEYFLDDELIELEVLFILAWCGNYLRLHNDVVKKLLLKERGYDSGDKEILLATLGGFVQEILPLYSSLQKQGIISVSTTPYFHPILPVLLDMENAARANSVTKLPAGSFSLTDDANEHIIRSIELYKETFGCEPSGFWPAEGGVDEKSVALYKENAIHWIATDEAILYKSLNDENPSLRYKPYLFDGVSIAFRDHRLSDLIGFEYRHQKGDEATHHFMAELEKIAQTEVDPSVFVIVDGENAWEFYDNNGFDFFSALYTTLSDCSWCKTVTMDEVAKFKNQGTLTHLAPGSWIHGTFDTWVGHSEKNRAWELIFQTQRDVATAQLSEDIKKKIKYHLLASECSDWFWWYGDDHSTDFAHEFDALFREHLIHIYRLMEMDIPLNLLEPILSNVVSYPFWIKPTNKISPLLNGEKNSFFEWMGCGSIDERRIFSTMDRLRGPVNIMYYGYDDTTLYIALEGRVSPSYRIVADVETWGKRIDIVPLYKMGRLEFGIPRESLGNSSELTLRFHLMEGETNLQSLPGFGLLNIDFNHQSDWYI; this is encoded by the coding sequence ATGAAAGTATCATCACTCAAGCTCTCTTTTTTCTGGCATATGCATCAGCCCGATTATCGGGGGAGTGATGGAGTGATGAAGATGCCGTGGGTGTTTTTACATGCTATCAAAGATTATTATGAGATGCCATGGTTACTAAGTAAGTATTCCGGGTTAAAAGCGACGTTTAATCTTAGTGCATCGCTTATCGAACAACTAAACCTCTATCAAAATCCTCTCCAATATGATTATTTTTTAACCCTTTGGGCAAAAGAGCCTCAAGAGCTTGAGTATTCACAGCGAGCATGGTTGGTGAAGTTGATGTGCGCTATGCAGTATGAGACGATGGTACGTCCACTAAAGCGGTATGGCGAACTCTATTATCAAGAATATTTCCTCGATGATGAGTTGATCGAGCTGGAGGTTCTTTTTATCCTTGCATGGTGCGGAAACTATTTGAGACTTCATAATGATGTGGTCAAAAAACTGTTGCTCAAAGAGAGAGGGTATGATTCTGGGGATAAGGAAATATTGCTTGCAACTTTAGGTGGTTTTGTCCAAGAGATTCTCCCTTTGTACAGCTCTTTGCAAAAACAAGGGATTATTTCCGTCTCAACAACTCCCTATTTTCATCCTATCTTACCGGTATTGCTCGATATGGAGAATGCTGCGCGTGCTAACAGTGTTACTAAATTGCCTGCAGGATCATTTTCGCTAACAGACGATGCTAATGAACATATAATACGCTCCATTGAACTCTATAAAGAGACGTTCGGGTGCGAACCGAGCGGTTTTTGGCCTGCTGAGGGGGGAGTGGATGAGAAGAGTGTTGCACTGTATAAAGAAAATGCGATTCATTGGATAGCCACCGACGAGGCAATCTTGTATAAATCTCTTAACGATGAAAATCCCTCATTACGGTACAAACCTTATCTTTTTGATGGGGTGAGTATCGCGTTTCGTGATCATCGTTTAAGTGATCTTATCGGGTTTGAATATCGTCATCAAAAAGGGGACGAAGCGACTCATCATTTTATGGCTGAGCTTGAAAAAATTGCCCAAACCGAAGTTGATCCAAGTGTTTTTGTGATTGTTGATGGGGAGAATGCTTGGGAATTTTACGATAATAACGGATTTGATTTTTTTAGCGCACTTTACACTACACTCTCTGATTGCTCGTGGTGTAAAACCGTGACGATGGATGAGGTAGCCAAATTTAAAAATCAAGGTACGCTAACCCATCTGGCTCCCGGAAGCTGGATACATGGGACGTTTGATACATGGGTTGGGCATAGTGAAAAAAATAGAGCATGGGAACTGATTTTTCAAACACAGCGTGATGTTGCTACCGCACAGCTTAGTGAGGATATTAAAAAGAAAATCAAATATCATCTCTTAGCCTCAGAATGTAGCGATTGGTTCTGGTGGTACGGAGACGATCACAGTACCGATTTCGCACACGAATTTGACGCACTGTTTCGGGAACATTTAATCCATATCTATAGATTGATGGAGATGGACATACCTCTTAATCTTTTGGAGCCTATTTTATCCAATGTTGTTTCTTACCCATTTTGGATTAAGCCAACCAATAAAATATCACCTCTGCTCAATGGAGAAAAAAATTCATTTTTTGAGTGGATGGGGTGTGGAAGTATCGATGAACGTCGGATATTTTCAACGATGGACAGATTGCGTGGCCCTGTTAATATTATGTACTATGGATATGATGACACTACCCTTTATATTGCATTAGAGGGGAGAGTTTCCCCCTCATACCGTATTGTTGCCGATGTTGAAACATGGGGTAAAAGAATCGACATAGTGCCCCTTTACAAGATGGGACGTTTGGAATTTGGAATACCTAGAGAATCGTTGGGTAATTCATCAGAGTTAACATTACGATTTCATTTGATGGAAGGGGAAACAAATCTTCAAAGCTTACCGGGATTTGGACTCTTAAACATCGATTTTAATCATCAAAGTGACTGGTATATTTAG